One genomic window of Candoia aspera isolate rCanAsp1 chromosome 12, rCanAsp1.hap2, whole genome shotgun sequence includes the following:
- the C12H8orf48 gene encoding uncharacterized protein C8orf48 homolog, whose protein sequence is MTSWGDDSRTSVAEQMGLNCNSSMSVPSYSEDTFTSLSGEEDDTQYENDPFESYCSVEELEQPAASDPAKSTWQSARQNDEELLDSASIGDSLARKWINLLKGNRTSPERVRLPTEPDIALPGISAVSEEELGALQSFCASKINHLRHQRTSEPLKRSSHKDQGHRLASRKQLTGGCHCAVPCELVNRLRLKNIKEMVKKIAETEMHQPSRCPFCMKKRAEVAKAEFLRRKKTILDNVLLREKLEHYMYTKDSLTLIGEIHKSLPKLSEDPRNIWRELNKRDWKE, encoded by the exons ATGACCAGCTGGGGAGATGACTCGAGGACATCTGTTGCAGAGCAGATGGGGCTGAACTGCAACTCCAGCATGTCTGTTCCCAGCTATTCGGAGGACACATTTACATCCCTGAGTGGAGAAGAGGATGACACACAGTACGAAAATGACCCATTTGAATCTTATTGCTCAGTAGAGGAGTTGGAACAGCCGGCAGCGTCTGATCCGGCCAAAAGCACTTGGCAATCAGCACGTCAAAATGATGAAG AATTGTTGGATTCTGCATCCATAGGAGACTCTTTAGCTAGAAAATGGATCAATCTTCTGAAAGGCAACAGAACTAGCCCTGAGAGAGTCAGACTTCCCACAGAACCAGATATTG CGTTACCAGGAATTTCTGCAGTATCTGAAGAAGAATTGGGGGCTCTGCAGTCCTTTTGTGCCAGCAAGATTAACCATCTCCGTCATCAGAGGACCTCAGAGCCATTGAAGAGGAGCAGCCATAAGGATCAAGGGCATAGGTTGGCTTCACGGAAGCAGCTGACGGGCGGTTGCCACTGTGCTGTCCCTTGTGAGCTAGTAAACAGGCTTCGTCTGAAAAACATCAAGGAGATGGTGAAGAAG ATAGCAGAAACCGAAATGCACCAACCTTCACGATGCCCCTTTTGCATGAAGAAAAGAGCAGAGGTTGCAAAAGCTGAATTTCTCCGTCGAAAGAAGACTATACTGGACAACGTTTTGCTTCGAGAGAAACTGGAACACTATATGTATACCAAA GATTCCCTCACACTCATCGGAGAAATACATAAAAGTCTTCCTAAGCTTTCTGAAGATCCCAGGAATATATGGCGGGAACTGAACAAAAGAGACTGGAAAGAATAG